In Candidatus Zixiibacteriota bacterium, the genomic stretch CCAGGGGGCGAAAAGCGCCTGGTCCATCCCGAGTTCGAAGCGCTCGACGAGGGCGCGGACGAGCCGCTCGAAAGAATCGTGCCCGTGTACGTCCGGCCCGGAGGCGTCGCGCTCAATTTGATGCGCAGGTGGGTGGCGCGGGCGCTCGCCGATTACGGCGACCGCCTGCCGGATAGCCTGCCGCCGGCGACCCTGGAGCGCCGCGGCCTTCTCGCCGTCCGGGACGCGCTGGCGCGGCTTCACCGGCCCGACCGCGATGCGGACGCCGATGAGCTGAACCGGTTCTCGTCGCGGGCGCACCGTTCCGTGGTTTTCGACGAGCTGCTTTACCTCCAGCTCGGCCTCGGCCTGCGAAAACGCCTCAGGCGGACCGGGGACGCGGTGCCACTCGGAAAACCCGCAAGATCGTACGCCGCTGAAATGCGCCGCCTGCTTCCTTTCCGTCTCACGGTGGCGCAGGAGCGCGTGCTGTCGGAGATCGACCGGGATCTCCAGGCTTCGCACCCGATGCAGAGGCTCGTGCAGGGGGACGTCGGCTCGGGAAAGACGATGGTCGCCTGGCTCGCGTCCCTGCGCGTCATGGAACGAGGCGCCCAGGCGGTCTGGCTCGCTCCCACCGAGCTGCTCGCGGAGCAGCATTTCCGGAACCTCCGCCCGTTCGCCGAAGCGCTGGGACTGCGCGCCGCGCTCGTGACCGGAGGTCTTCGAGGCGCGGAGCGCGCGCGGCTCCTCGGCGCTGTGGAACGAGGCGAGATTCCCTTCGTCGTCGGAACCCACGCGATCATCCAGGAAGGGGTGCGGGCGGCGCGCATGGGCTTGGGCGTCATCGACGAGCAGCACCGTTTCGGCGTGCTCCAGCGGCTCTCGCTTCGCAAGCTCGCCGGCGACGCCGGATCGCTTTCCGCCCCCGAGCCGCACCTGCTGCTGATGAGCGCCACGCCCATCCCCCGCAGCCTGGCGATGGTGCTGTACGGCGACATGGATGTTTCCTTTCTCGACCAGATGCCGCCCGGGCGCCGCCCGGTGCTCACGGAGGTCTTCGGCGAGGAGCAGCGCCGCGCCGTTTACGAGGCGATTGTCGAGGAGCTGCGCCGAGGCCACCAGGCTTTCGTCGTCTATCCGCTGGTCGAGGCGTCCGACCGGCTGGCCGACGTTCGCGATGCGACGCGAATGGCCGAGCGTATGCGCGCCGGCGCCTTCCGGGGCTTCCGCGTCGGCCTCCTTCACGGCCGGATGTCCCCGGAAGAGCGCGACGCGGTCATGCGCTCCTTTCGCGACGGAACGTTGCAGTTGCTGGTCTGCACGACCGTTGTCGAGGTGGGGATCGACGTCCCGAACGCGACCGTGATGGTCGTCGAGCACGCCGACCGCTTCGGGCTGTCGCAGCTCCACCAGCTGCGCGGCCGCGTCGGACGGGGCGGGGCACCCGGGCGCTGCCTCCTCATCAACCGGGCGCCGGGAAACCCTGCGGCCGAGCGGCGTCTCAAGGTGATGGAAACCGAGCACGACGGCTTCAAGATCGCCGAGGCGGACCTCGCGCTACGCGGTCCCGGGGAATGGCTGGGGACGCGCCAGTCGGGGCAGGGCGACTTCCGCACGGTCAACCTCGTGCGCGACGCCCGGTTGCTGCTCGAGGCCAGGGAAGAAGCGGAGATCCTGCTCGCGGCCGATCCCGGGCTCGAAAAGCCGGAGTCGGCCGCGATACGGGCGATCCTGATGCACCGTTGGGGGCGGCGGCTCGAGCTGGGTGCGGCCGGGTGACGTCGGTTTGCGCGAGCCGATTTGCTTCGCGTCCGACGATAGCTTATAAATTCCTCAATTGAAGTCCTGGCACCCGCGCAGATCCGTTCGGGCAGCGGGCGCTCGGGCACCGCACAGGAGTTTATCCGGGAAAGGAAAGGTCAGGACCAGGTGGAGTTCCAGCGTATCAAGAGGCTTCCGCCGTACGTCTTCAGCATTATCGACGGCCTTAAAATGGAAGCACGCCGCCGGGGTGAAGACATCGTCGACTTCGGCATGGGCAATCCCGACTCGGCCACGCCGCCGCACGTGGTCGCCAAGCTGGTGGAGGCCGCGAGCAAGCCGCAAAACCACCGCTACTCGGTCTCCCGCGGGATCTACAAGCTGCGCGCCGCGATCTCGGACTGGTACCGGCGCCGCTATCAGGTCGAGGTCGATCCGGACACGGAAGCGATCGTCACGATCGGCGCCAAGGAAGGCCTCTCCCACCTGGCCTGGGCCATTATCGACTCGGGCGACGTGGTGCTCTGCCCGAGCCCGACCTATCCGATCCACCAGTACGCGGTGGTGCTCGCCGGCGGGGATTTGCGCTGCATCCCCCTCACCACCGGGGAGACCTTCCTCGGGCTTCTCGAGGAGGCGGTCAAGCAGACCTGGCCGAAGCCGAAGCTCTTGATCATCAGTTTTCCGCACAATCCGACCACGGAGGTGGTGGAGCTGGATTTTTTCGAGCGGGTCGTGCGCTTCGCCCAGGAGCACGAAATGCTGGTGATCCACGATCTCGCGTACGCGGACCTCACGTTCGACGGCTATCGGGCGCCGAGCTTTCTCCAGGCCCCCGGCGCCAAGGATCTGGGCGTGGAATTTTTCTCGCTCTCGAAAAGCTACAACATGCCGGGCTGGCGCGTGGGCTTTGCGGTCGGCAACCGCGACATCATCCACGCGCTCGCGCGGATCAAGAGCTATCTCGACTACGGCATTTTCCAGCCCATCCAGATCGCCGCCATTCACGCGCTCAACGGCCCCCAGGATTGCGTGGAGAGCATCCGGGCGATGTATCAGAAGCGGCGCGACTGCCTGGTGGACGGCCTCGACCGGGCCGGCTGGAAGATCAAGAGGCCCAAGGGAACGATGTTCGTCTGGGCGGAGATCCCCGAGCAGGCGAAGCCGATGGGCTCGGTCGAGTTTTCCAAGTTTCTTCTCCAGGAGGCGAAGGTGGCGGTCTCCCCGGGGATCGGCTTCGGCCAGTACGGCGACCAGTTCGTGCGCTTCGCCCTGATCGAAAACGAGCATCGCACGAAGCAGGCGGTCCGCAACATCCGGCGGGCGCTGGGAAAGCTCCTCGACTGATGCCGGGGCGCCGAGCGCTTTCGCCGGCGCCGCTGCCTTTCAACATCGTCCGCGCGAGAAGACTAGCATGAAGCCTGGGAATCAACGCCTCAAGGTCGGTCTCGGACTGCTGGGTTCCGGCGTCGTCGGCGAGGCCGTCCAGGATATCGTCTGGGAGCGGGAGGGCAAGTTCGGCGAGGACCTCGAGATCGAGATCCGCAGGGTCTACACGCGGCGCCCCGAGGGAAAGAAATGGCATGCCAGCCGCCCCGAGCTTTTCACCGAGAGCGCGGAAGAGGTCATCGACGATCCCCGGGTCGAGATCGTGGTCGAGGTGCTCGGACTGGACGATCCGTCGGCGCTGCCGCGCCACCGCGACGCCATCGTGCGCGCCTTGCGCAACGGCAAATCCGTGGTCACTTCGGACAAGGCGGTGCTCGCCCGTTACGGCGAGGAGATCTGGTCGGAAGCGGTGCGAGCCGGCCGCCAGGTGCGCTTCGAGGCGTGCGTGGGCGGCGGCATCCCGATCATCCGCTCGCTTACCGAAAGCTTCGCCGCCGAGAGCCCGGAGGCGGTCTTCGGCATCGTCAACGGCACCTGCAACTACATTCTCTCGCAGATGGAGAAGGGGGGGAAAACCTACGACGCGGCGCTCGCGGAGGCCCAGGTCAGGGGGTACGCCGAAACGAACCCGGAAGCGGACGTGACCGGCGCCGACGCCGAGGCGAAGCTGCTTCTCCTCGCGGCGGTCGCCTTCGGCGTCCGCATCGAGCCCGGCACGATCTGGCGCAACGGCATCGGGGACATCCACGCCGTCGATTTCCGCTACGCCGGCAAGACCGGCGCCAGCACGATCAAGCATTTCGCCGTGGCCAGGCGCAAGGGGAACCGGCTGCAGGCATTCGTCTCTCCCGTGCTGGTGCCGCGCGAGAACCTGCTGGCCGACATCGACGGGCCGACCAACGCGATCTGCTTCAAGGGCGAGCGCAGCGGAAGCGGTCGGCGGGGGCGCGATTGCGACTATATTTTGGCCGGGCCGGGAGCCGGCGGAGGG encodes the following:
- the recG gene encoding ATP-dependent DNA helicase RecG, with protein sequence MRVSGSPTPNAGRKRAKNDPADPAETATRQLRELQTPLRFIRGVGPTRAEQLGRLGLKSVEDLLYHLPFRYEDRRLVKRCRDAVPGETATFVGRLAGLRKRFDPRRRAQLISAALVDDSGAVSLFWYRAPAYLAAALAEGRRLAVHGRVEQGPGGEKRLVHPEFEALDEGADEPLERIVPVYVRPGGVALNLMRRWVARALADYGDRLPDSLPPATLERRGLLAVRDALARLHRPDRDADADELNRFSSRAHRSVVFDELLYLQLGLGLRKRLRRTGDAVPLGKPARSYAAEMRRLLPFRLTVAQERVLSEIDRDLQASHPMQRLVQGDVGSGKTMVAWLASLRVMERGAQAVWLAPTELLAEQHFRNLRPFAEALGLRAALVTGGLRGAERARLLGAVERGEIPFVVGTHAIIQEGVRAARMGLGVIDEQHRFGVLQRLSLRKLAGDAGSLSAPEPHLLLMSATPIPRSLAMVLYGDMDVSFLDQMPPGRRPVLTEVFGEEQRRAVYEAIVEELRRGHQAFVVYPLVEASDRLADVRDATRMAERMRAGAFRGFRVGLLHGRMSPEERDAVMRSFRDGTLQLLVCTTVVEVGIDVPNATVMVVEHADRFGLSQLHQLRGRVGRGGAPGRCLLINRAPGNPAAERRLKVMETEHDGFKIAEADLALRGPGEWLGTRQSGQGDFRTVNLVRDARLLLEAREEAEILLAADPGLEKPESAAIRAILMHRWGRRLELGAAG
- the alaC gene encoding alanine transaminase, whose translation is MEFQRIKRLPPYVFSIIDGLKMEARRRGEDIVDFGMGNPDSATPPHVVAKLVEAASKPQNHRYSVSRGIYKLRAAISDWYRRRYQVEVDPDTEAIVTIGAKEGLSHLAWAIIDSGDVVLCPSPTYPIHQYAVVLAGGDLRCIPLTTGETFLGLLEEAVKQTWPKPKLLIISFPHNPTTEVVELDFFERVVRFAQEHEMLVIHDLAYADLTFDGYRAPSFLQAPGAKDLGVEFFSLSKSYNMPGWRVGFAVGNRDIIHALARIKSYLDYGIFQPIQIAAIHALNGPQDCVESIRAMYQKRRDCLVDGLDRAGWKIKRPKGTMFVWAEIPEQAKPMGSVEFSKFLLQEAKVAVSPGIGFGQYGDQFVRFALIENEHRTKQAVRNIRRALGKLLD
- a CDS encoding homoserine dehydrogenase; protein product: MKPGNQRLKVGLGLLGSGVVGEAVQDIVWEREGKFGEDLEIEIRRVYTRRPEGKKWHASRPELFTESAEEVIDDPRVEIVVEVLGLDDPSALPRHRDAIVRALRNGKSVVTSDKAVLARYGEEIWSEAVRAGRQVRFEACVGGGIPIIRSLTESFAAESPEAVFGIVNGTCNYILSQMEKGGKTYDAALAEAQVRGYAETNPEADVTGADAEAKLLLLAAVAFGVRIEPGTIWRNGIGDIHAVDFRYAGKTGASTIKHFAVARRKGNRLQAFVSPVLVPRENLLADIDGPTNAICFKGERSGSGRRGRDCDYILAGPGAGGGPTAVAVLGDVCELARGGGRRFCGLPSLMPPGAVTLQPEEEIDGSFYLRFVVRDRAGIVGDIGQVFGKLGVNISEIWQLRHSAEELEDLARSHRLGTSGGLLPFVMTLEQATLGQMRQALDLLADRDYIAVKPVWFPIWRET